In Macadamia integrifolia cultivar HAES 741 chromosome 1, SCU_Mint_v3, whole genome shotgun sequence, a single window of DNA contains:
- the LOC122086402 gene encoding protein disulfide-isomerase SCO2 codes for MLLSNPSFPSFPSISSFRNSRKLSLNTTVRCQAADLPLGGGTTPPRWFQVPGAVDAPNSSGLAQDSNGTVADGLRRSPVTNNNTTRANAKEKRWSRHRESYLADDSDALPLPMAYPDSSPVTPEEIDHRLRCNPQFQDCKEVVYEWTGKCRSCQGSGFVSYYNKRGKETTCKCIPCLGIGYVQKITARKDIEVMEDLDNGKPP; via the exons ATGTTGCTCTCAAACCCTAGCTTCCCTTCGTTTCCTTCCATTTCCTCTTTTCGCAACTCTCGCAAGCTCTCTCTCAATACAACAGTGCGTTGCCAAGCCGCGGACCTACCTCTCGGTGGAGGTACCACCCCTCCTCGTTGGTTCCAAGTTCCTGGAGCAGTTGATGCTCCCAATTCCTCCGGTCTCGCTCAGGATTCGAATGGAACTGTCGCCGATGGTTTGCGAAGAAGCCCAGTTACTAATAATAACACTACCAGAGCGAATGCGAAAGAGAAGCGATGGTCTCGCCACAGGGAGAGCTACCTCGCTGATGATAGCGATGCCCTTCCCCTCCCCATGGCTTATCCCGATTCCTCTCCTGTAACCCCCGAAGAGATCGACCATCGCCTCCGTTGTAATCCCCAATTTCAG GACTGTAAAGAAGTGGTTTATGAATGGACGGGGAAATGTAGGAGTTGCCAAGGTTCTGGTTTTGTCAGTTATTACAACAAAAGGGGGAAGGAGACTACTTGCAAATGCATCCCTTGCCTTGGAATTG GTTATGTTCAGAAAATTACAGCTCGCAAGGACATTGAAGTAATGGAGGACTTGGATAATGGAAAGCCTCCCTGA
- the LOC122086392 gene encoding calmodulin-like protein 30 → MSSQCFFFIFFFVMQFALYSEYIFYYIPIMKRNFHLKEEGSKIRLCAYSLFIIARISPHSSISMSRISFLDFQYGLSKRLLPKANRLGSVNSRQYSGLSRGFQPNVNEMKRVFDKFDSNEDGKISFEEYCSLLKALGKPHVDREVEKIFQVADLDGDGFIDFKEFMDVQQKGGGIRTMDIRNAFHMFDLDGNGKISVEEVQEMLRRLGESCSHKDCMEMVRGVDTNGDGFIDMDEFINMMTNSLTPT, encoded by the exons ATGAGCtcccaatgttttttttttatcttcttctttgtaaTGCAATTTGCTCTTTACTCCGAGTATATATTTTACTACATACCGATAATGAAGAGGAATTTCCATCTCAAGGAGGAAGGAAGTAAGATAAGGCTGTGTGCATATTCCCTCTTTATTATAGCAAGAATATCTCCCCACAG CTCCATTAGCATGTCAAGAATAAGCTTCCTTGATTTTCAATATGGCCTTTCGAAGAGGTTGCTACCAAAAGCTAACCGGTTGGGGTCCGTAAACTCCAGGCAATATTCTGGGTTGTCACGTGGTTTCCAGCCGAATGTCAATGAGATGAAGCGAGTTTTCGACAAGTTTGATTCCAATGAGGATGGGAAGATTTCTTTCGAGGAATATTGCTCACTTTTGAAGGCACTGGGGAAGCCTCATGTGGATCGTGAAGTGGAGAAGATATTTCAGGTTGCTGATTTGGACGGAGATGGGTTCATTGATTTCAAAGAATTCATGGATGTTCAACAGAAGGGAGGTGGGATACGGACGATGGACATACGCAATGCGTTTCATATGTTTGATTTAGATGGGAATGGGAAGATAAGCGTAGAGGAAGTACAGGAGATGCTGAGGAGGTTGGGGGAAAGCTGTAGCCACAAGGATTGCATGGAAATGGTGAGAGGAGTTGACACAAATGGTGATGGCTTTATTGACATGGATGAGTTCATTAACATGATGACCAATTCCCTGACCCCAACTTGA